Below is a window of uncultured Cohaesibacter sp. DNA.
TGGTGATTTCCGGTCTCTGGGTCTATATGGTTCATTCGGTAACCGCTAGAAACCCCTTTGTCGATTTGCGCATCTTCAAGGATACGAATTTTGCGCTGGCTTCCATTGTCATGTTCCTGATTGGCCTGTCGCTCTTTTCCGGCCTCGCCCTCTTGCCCCCTCTGTTGCAGAATTTCCTTGGCTACTCGGTGCTTGAATCGGGCGAGTTGATGGCCCCCAGAGGCGTTGCCTCGATGGTGGCTATGATGATTGTCGGCAAGGTGAGCCACCGTGTTGACGCCCGTGTGATGATGGTCTTTGGTGCGCTGGTCATGACCGGTTCGCTATGGATGATGACTGGCTTCAATCTTCAGATGGATTCCTGGCTGGTTATCCTCTCCGGTGCCTTGCAGGGATTTGGCATGGGCTTCATCTTTGTACCGCTTTCGACCATGGCCTTCCTGACGCTCTCGCCCAATTTGCGAGGCGATGCCACGGCCATGTATGCGCTGGTGCGCAATATGGGGCAGGGGATCGGCGTGTCCGTAGTCTCGGCAGTGCTGACCAACATGATGCAGGTGAACCATGCCGAGCTGGCAACGCGCATCACCATCACCTCGGATGCTGTCCATGCGCATGTGCCGGGGCTGCTGTCCGGCGTTGCAACAACCATTTACAACGTCAACGCCCTTGTCACGCAACAATCGGCCATGTTGAGCTATATCGACGATTTCTGGCTGATGGCCGTATTGAGCTTGGCATCCATACCCTTGCTGCTCATGCTGCGCAAACCGAAGAAGAAGCCCGTATCCTGATCTCTTTGGCATGCGGCAAGACATTCGGCAACGGATCGGCAGGCTCTGCCCGCCACCCCGTTGCCGTGGTGCGCTCTCCGCGCGGTCTGGGAACAACCAATTGTGCCTTTGGTGGAGCGGGCAACCGCACGCTCTTTATCACCGAGTCGGACACGGGGGCCATTCTGAAGGCAGAATTTCCTGAAGAAATGAATATTGCCGGCGCATCTATGTTTGCCCATGCGTCCTGAGCCCGCCCATGGGCCGCATCAGGGAACGGCATCAAGCAGCCGCCGGATCAGGATTTGGACATGGTCTTGAGCAGGCTGATGCGCTGCATCCGTCCACGCCGGATATGGCGTCGGGCGGCATCTTCCGCCGCAGTGGTGTTGCCATCCTCGATGGCTTGATAGATTTCCTCATGATCCTGTTGCGACCATGTGTTGTAATCATAGCGTCCCTGCGTCGTGCCGCGGATCATGCCTGCCGAGACCAGCAGGATCTCGGCGCTGCGGAGCAAATAGCGATTACCGGCAATTTTGTATACACAACGGTGAAAGCGGTCATTGATGTCAAGAAAATCGGTTTCATCGGTTGCGCCGCGCTGTTGTTCGTCCAGAATGCTGCGCAATTCGATCAGATCTTTCGTGTTGGCCTTCTTGGCTGCTAGCTTGGCTGCAAGGCATTCCACTGCCTCGCGCATATCGTAGATTTCCTCTGCCCGCTCGATATCGATTTCGGCAACGACAATCCTGCCGCTTTCCACCGTGGTCAGAAATCCCTCATTCAGCAGCCGCCGGATGGCTTCCCTTGCGGGTGTTCGGCTCACCTGAAACCGATCACATATATCAGCTTCGCTGACGCGCTGACCGGATGTGAAGGCACCATCACGCAGCAATTCACGCATTTTTGCATACACTTGGTCGCTTAGTGGCAGATCTGTGTTGTCTTGCTGGACTGGCATGAGCAAAAAAAACTCCTACAATTTCATATGGATAAAAGATATAGCCTGACCGACGCGGATTGTAAATGTATTTAATGTTTGACTTTTGACTATTAAATGTATACGAAAAAGACAATTGAAGCATTAAATGGATACAATATCGATGGGCGCTGAAAAGCAAAAAATTTTGGTTACGCGTAGCCGCATTGACAGTTCAGCTGTGGATCTGCTGAAGGAAAATGGTTTTGAGTGCGTCTTCTCGCCGCCTTACGCCACGCCGGATGAAGTGGTGGAAACGGCCAAAAGCAATAATGTTTGTGCAATCATGGTTTCTCAGGGCAAGATCACCGACGCTGTGATCCGTGCCTCCGGATCGGTCAAGGTGATCGCCAAGCATGGTAGCGGGGTCAATAACATCAATCTGGCTGCCGCCGAGAAGCTTGGAATTCCTGTATACAGGGCGGCAGGCGCCAATGCCCGTGCGGTGGCCGAGCATGCCATTGCCCTCATCATCGCGCTGCGCAAGTCGCTTCCCTATCTTGATGAAGCCACCAAGGCAGGCAACTGGCTTAAGGGTTCCTTTGTCGGCAAGGATTTTGCCGATACCAGACTCGGCCTGATCGGCTTTGGCGCTATCGGGCGCGAAGTGGCCGCCATGGCGATGGGGCTGGGCATGAAAGTATCGGCTTTCGACCCCGCATTGCTGGCCGCAGGAAGCGCTTCATGCCCTGCAGGGGTCGATGCGGTCGAGAATATGGATGACATCATCACTCATTGTGATGTCATCTCCCTGCATTGCCCGCTTGTTGCGGCCACCAGACATCTGGTCAATCGCAGTTTCCTTGAAAAGATGCCGTCCCATGCGGCCATCGTCAATACGGCCCGGGGCGGCATGATTGATGAAGATGCGCTCGCCGATGCCTTGCAGGAAGGCCTGATCGCAGGCGCCGGTGTCGACAGCTTCGAGCAGGAGCCGCCCGCCGCTGAAGGCAAGCTTTTCAAGGCACCCAATCTCATCGTAACGCCTCATGCCGCAGGGCTGACGCCCGGTGCCGAACGCAACATGGCGACCATGGCTGCCCGTTTCATCATTGATCATCTTGAAGGTCGGGAAATAGATCCCGCCTTTCTGGCAACTTCCGCCGCGCTTGGCGGTCTGCAAGAATAGGAGAAAACATGGCTGAAGGTTTTAGAATCAAGGAAAGTTGGGACCGGGTCAATCCGGACCAGATCGCCCGCGCTGCAAAACTGCCAGTATCCAATATCAGCGACGTCATGAACCGCCACACAGGGGCCCCCGCAAGCATGCGCCCCCGTCATCGGCGAGGCGTACTCGCTGGTCCTGCCCTGACTGTCAGCGTTCGCCCAGGAGACAATCTGATGCTGCACAAGGCCCTCATCATGGCTCAGCCGGGGGATGTCATCGTCGTGGATGCCGGTGGCGCGCTCGATAATGCCATCATGGGAGAATTGATGCTGGCACGCGGTGCCATGTCCAAGATCGCCGGTGTCGCCATCTGGGGTGCCATCCGGGATCTGGAGAGCATCAGCAAACAGGATCTGCCCGTCTTTTCCAGCGGCATCAGTCACCGTGGCCCCTACAAGGATGGTCCGGGCGAGATCGGCTTTCCCATTGCGCTTGGAAACATGACCGTCAATCCCGGCGACCTTATCGTCGGCGACTGGGACGGTCTGGTCTGCCTGCCCAAGGAAAGCGCATCGACAATTCTCGACCGTGCTGAAAAGAAGCACGCAGCCGAAGAGCGTCAATATCAGACAACCATTGAAGGCAAATATGATGGCAGCTGGATTGACAAGAATCTGAAGGAACTCGGATGCGAATTCATCGCATGAAAAACTGAGACTTCACCAAGGAACAAAGAATATCCATCGTTATTCACTAGGGAGGAATAGAAACGATGTTTTTCAAACCCCTCAAGACGGCCGTTCTTTTCTCGGCTCTTGCAGCACTTGCGATATTGCCCGTAAAAGCGGCTGATTTTCCAAGCCGTGGCATCGAATTTGTGGCGGGCTATGGTCCCGGCGGTGGACATGACACCATGCTGCG
It encodes the following:
- a CDS encoding GntR family transcriptional regulator — translated: MRELLRDGAFTSGQRVSEADICDRFQVSRTPAREAIRRLLNEGFLTTVESGRIVVAEIDIERAEEIYDMREAVECLAAKLAAKKANTKDLIELRSILDEQQRGATDETDFLDINDRFHRCVYKIAGNRYLLRSAEILLVSAGMIRGTTQGRYDYNTWSQQDHEEIYQAIEDGNTTAAEDAARRHIRRGRMQRISLLKTMSKS
- a CDS encoding RraA family protein, whose protein sequence is MAEGFRIKESWDRVNPDQIARAAKLPVSNISDVMNRHTGAPASMRPRHRRGVLAGPALTVSVRPGDNLMLHKALIMAQPGDVIVVDAGGALDNAIMGELMLARGAMSKIAGVAIWGAIRDLESISKQDLPVFSSGISHRGPYKDGPGEIGFPIALGNMTVNPGDLIVGDWDGLVCLPKESASTILDRAEKKHAAEERQYQTTIEGKYDGSWIDKNLKELGCEFIA
- a CDS encoding DHA2 family efflux MFS transporter permease subunit; its protein translation is MSHSVSDSQPAVIVAHRGLLTFGLMLATIMQVLDTTIANVALPHMSASLGAAQHEINWVLTSYIVASAIATPLTGWLSDRIGQKPLFLAAVFGFTVASALCGIATSLGEMVAFRILQGLCGAMIAPLAQMVILNINPKERLAQAMAIYGMGIMVAPIIGPTLGGWLTESVNWRWVFLVNVPVGILCILMLMVYMPNSDIRKRNFDFFGFAMLALGVGALQLMLDRGSDNNWFESTETWVELGLVISGLWVYMVHSVTARNPFVDLRIFKDTNFALASIVMFLIGLSLFSGLALLPPLLQNFLGYSVLESGELMAPRGVASMVAMMIVGKVSHRVDARVMMVFGALVMTGSLWMMTGFNLQMDSWLVILSGALQGFGMGFIFVPLSTMAFLTLSPNLRGDATAMYALVRNMGQGIGVSVVSAVLTNMMQVNHAELATRITITSDAVHAHVPGLLSGVATTIYNVNALVTQQSAMLSYIDDFWLMAVLSLASIPLLLMLRKPKKKPVS
- a CDS encoding NAD(P)-dependent oxidoreductase translates to MVTRSRIDSSAVDLLKENGFECVFSPPYATPDEVVETAKSNNVCAIMVSQGKITDAVIRASGSVKVIAKHGSGVNNINLAAAEKLGIPVYRAAGANARAVAEHAIALIIALRKSLPYLDEATKAGNWLKGSFVGKDFADTRLGLIGFGAIGREVAAMAMGLGMKVSAFDPALLAAGSASCPAGVDAVENMDDIITHCDVISLHCPLVAATRHLVNRSFLEKMPSHAAIVNTARGGMIDEDALADALQEGLIAGAGVDSFEQEPPAAEGKLFKAPNLIVTPHAAGLTPGAERNMATMAARFIIDHLEGREIDPAFLATSAALGGLQE